The sequence GGAATAACAACCCCACTGCCAGCCAGTTTAAGTACATATTCAGGAAGCTGATGGCCCGGTGTGGAGTTGTGAGTCGCAGAGGCAATGTTACAGCACAAGATGAAACCGAGTCCCTAACAGCGACCACTGACACCTCTAGAAGCCTGTCAGCTGTGgatgtttcctctgcagcaggAGGAGAAGACCTTCCATCTCCATTTGCAGACATTCCGGCCCTACTCCATGACCACAGCTATCTTCCCGTCCGCTTCAATGGTCTTGTGGACAACGCTCTTGTGTACATTTCAGGTAAAGGCTGACTGAAAGCCGATTTTGCCGGTAACCAATAGTGCCAGTATTCAAATCCATGGGAAAACGATATGATGATTGTCAAAAAAGGAGAACTGTCTCACGGTTtcccatgtttatttatttattatcattacttCTAGTCATGCTATTGTTATACTAACCCTTTTTTAGGATTTGTTGTGCGACGGGCTCTGAAGAAGCTGGCCTGTGATGTCTGCCGTGCCAGCCTGGTGACAGATCCTGCATCTGCCATCAAGGACCAGAGCTACCACCTACTCTCTCTAAAAAACAATGGAGGCCTGGTGATTCCATCACAGGGAACAGTAAAGGTCGTCAGGGCAGCAGAATGTGTCATTCGCCAGGCCTCAGCTGGTTGCAGACAATCAAGGCCCATCAaactgctggaggtcatttacATTGTACGGAAGAGGATTGGGTCAGAGGATGTGTTTGAGCTTGGGGAGCACATCAATGATACACAGTATGGCATAGACAGCCACCACCATGCACTGCTGACATTAGTTGTGTCCCTGTTTTTTAAGTTGAGGCTACACCACGTCGCTAGGATGACGACAATAACCCTACAGAGCAACAGTATGAGACAGAAGCTCAACAAAACGGTGCTTTTCAAAGGGCATTAGCGCAATGTGGATGTTGGGTCTTCGGACACCGAGTTTTCAGCTCCTAATTAAATATGTTCTAAACAATGTGTTTCAGAACTGGTTTTCTATGATTtcatatatgtaaatgtaaattatactgTACATTGAGGACATTTGATAATGCTGAAGGTTACCGTTTACTGTTTATACAATATTAGTGGTATTAACCCTTTCAAGCATGAATTATAAGAAACAGTGCCACCTGTTTTTTgcatacagtattttacttcCAGAGACACatacagtgatgcttttttatttcttgatcatattttaccttatttttgaaatgtattttgacagtttattcaaaattattaattagataagcttttcatatttatattatctggctattctataaaaaatatggctatcatttttattttcctgtttatcactaaaGAAAGTTTGGTTATTACAATGTATGAATTACatatattaaatattcattCTAGAGTAAGTGAACAGTGTATTGCATGACTCACTGATGTCCCTGAAGTggcaaaattacaaatatccaCCCAAgaatatactagaaaacagctgtCAAATAGGTGTCCACCATAGTGGATGCTACGCATGAAAGGGGTtaaatttatattgtgtattCTGTGATTATGGTACATTATGAGCATGCATTATAttgagaggcagatgaagtatGTCAGAGGTGggtaaaatgttcagttaagTTTATCCCCTACATGTATGGTCTCAAAGGCCTCAATGTATTCAAGTATGCAGTGTCTACAGTATATACATCTGTGTACAGGGGGGGATTTCAACATAGAGCCTTTCTTATAGCCTATTTGTAATAGGAAATATTAATCTACCTgtttcagaaaattatttttaggacaACATAATCATTAAAGGATTTCAACATAGAGCCTTTCTTATAGCCTATTTGTAATAGGAAATATTAATCTACCTGTTTCAGAAATTATTTTAGGACAACATAATCATTAAAGGATTTCAACATAGAGCCTTGCTTATAGCCTATTTGTAATAGGGAAATATTAATCTACCTGTttcataacattatttttaggacaacataatcattaataacaattgagtataattattacatccacccatgtttataacaaaccaaaccgTTTGAAAATCTGTTGAAATTTGATCAAGTTATGGTCCTCTGAAAAGTACTTTTACACTACCAACAGCGTTATGGGTGAGAGAGCTacctgtggtaagatggccgcCAGGCACGGACGTTCGACTTTGTTGGCTGGCAACGCGGACGAGGCATCTAgcgttctatatatatctatggtaGGTCCCACCAAGTCATTGGTAGGGTATCCGCGGAtccttaaaaagtcttaaatgagatttttcaaaattaaggccttaaatatcattaaaaatgacaagTAATCCTTAAATCCAGAGTCCCAAGGTCTTAAAAAATAGCACAcatcaaataaacagaacttaTATATTTTATCTGGAAATCTCTAAAGAACTTTCTAAttactgttttgtatttttgtataagAGGTTGGAATCTGCGGAACCCCTtggttgtctgtgtgtgtgggggggtctATTTTCAGGCACATTAGCAGTTTGTACTTCATTAGCTAACAGGTGCGTCAGTCATGGGGAAGTGCAGGTTTAATGTTCGCTGGCTGGATGATCCAACATTTAGGACACATGGTTAGCAACGGTTCCAGGGAACAGCTACGAGGCCCACTGTACGCTGTGCAAGAAGATTTTTAAACTCTGCTCGATGGGAGTTAAAGCTGTGGAGTCGCATATGCGCAGCGAGAAGCAAGAAGCTGCTGCCAAAACCCGCCAGCAGATGCCCGCCATTTCTCAGTTCTGCGCTATTCCATCAGTTCCTCAGACTTCAGCTACATTTCCGATCCCAGCGACGACTGCAGCATCAGAGACAGACTTCAGGGCAATCTTTGGGTCCACCGCTACCCTTCAGGCAGAGGTACTGTGGTGTCTGCATAGCGTGACAAAACACCAGTCCTACAGCGCTAATGATGGAGTTGGAGAGATTTTCCAGGCTTTGTTTCCTGACTCAGGAATCGCTAAAAACTTTACCTGTGGTAAAGACAAAACAGCCTACATATCGACATTTGGTTTGGCTCCCTATATCATTAAACTCCTCGTGGCCGATGTCAACAGAGGCAGTTTTACTTTGATGTTTGATGAAACCCTcaacaaaatgactaaaacaaaGCAACTGGACTTACATGTTCATTACTGGAAAGATGATCGAGTCCAGTCTAGATACCTGAGATCCCAGTTCATGGGTCATGGAAGAGCTGAGGATTTACTACTCCACTTTAAAGTAAGAATCAAGCCAACACTTATAAAATACctgtagttgtttttgttttgaaatggaaaacatgaacgttttttttcttaagcattttttgttataaaaattATTATGCAGTTGTGTTGAAATCCATAACAaataatgctttttattttgccatattaaaatgtgtaaaatataaaacatatttttgacaATTTCACAACAAGCTATGGCTTTTCTGTGCATCAATTCTAAGTTTTAATTGTGATACATTTTACTAATGCTAGATATCGTCTAGACTATATGTTTGAtaaattactctttttttcATCAGGAATGCACTCAACAGCTGGATTTGAAAAAGCTGCTTTCAGTCTCCATGGATGGacccagtgtaaactggaagtttctggAACTACTTCAACAAGAACAGCATGGGCAGTGTGAGGGGACTCAATTGATTGTTGTCGGGAGCTGTGGCCTCCACACCCTACACAATGCCTGCAAATGCGGTTTTGCCTTATGGCAGCTAGAGAAAGTGTTAAAAGCCATGCATGTTCTCTTCCATAATGTGCCAGCAAGGAGAGAGGACTTCACTGCTTTGACCAAATCTGCAAAATTTCCACTTGCATTCTGTAGCCACCGATGGCTTGAAAACTTACCAGTAGCCGAGAGAGCCCTAGAGGTGTGGCCATGACCATGTACCTGGATGCAGTCAGAATGAGGAAGCTACCAAATCCAGGAACTGCATCTTTTGATACCCTTGAAGCAGCTCAGAAAGACCCCCTCATCCAGGCAAAGCTACATTTCTACATCGCTATCATCAGGACATTCACGCCATTCTTGAACAGATATCAAACTGATGAACCAGTGATGCCATTCTTAGCCACAGACTTGACTGAGTTGATGAAGGTAACTATATCCTTGCACTGGACAGTTTGATGTTgctatttatttcagtgtgtgtACAATTCTGTCTGACTTAATTTATACTAAATTTGTCCTCACAGTAGTGTGCTACCTTTAATCATATTGAAAAAATGTGATTCATATGATTGATTTGCAAATTATATACAGAAACTCACACCCACAAATATGATTTAAGAAATCAATTTTCTAATGTTGGTCTGTGTTGtgataaatgtttgaaaaatttAGCATGAGTTaagatgcattttgtttttctgtcagagTGTGCTGAGGCGTTTTGTCAAAAGAGAGATCCTGAAGGACATCAGTCCACTGCCGTTGGTCAGACTGAATGTCAGCGACAAGAATAGCTGGGTCCACCTAAAAGATGTCACTGTAGGCTTGGGTGCAGAATCAGTTCTCAAGGTAGTGTTTCACCTTTTAATGTAATGATGATAGACAGCaaatatagtttgtttttataagaaAGGGTCACTTAGTCTTATTACATTTCATTCTGTCAGGAACttcagagacaaaaaaagatggGGGAGCTCACAGTCTTGGAGTATAGGAAGGACTGCATCAAGATGATGTCTACCATCATTCAGAAAGTGCAAGACAAGAGCCCATTAAAGTATCCCCCTGTTAGGCAGGTGGCCTGTTTGGACCCCAGCAGGATGTACTCTGACCCAGACTGGTGCCAGACAAATATGACAAAACTAGTGCAGAGATTTCTGCAAAGCAAGCATTTATCAGGAGGTGTCTCTGCTGGTAGGAGATAATACAACAGTTCAGTCTGTGTTTAcaccaaaatataaaaaggatCAAGTTTGCTGATAAATATGAATCTGGTTTATGTACTGTGTTACGACCCCTGGTCTACAGCCCATGGGAGAAAGGCTGTCTGGGGATTTCCTTGTGGGTTTGACGCAGCCCCAGCTGGAACCGCCCCTCCCTCTGACGTCAGCCAGACGTCCTTCTATTCCGTGCCAGCTGGAATGA comes from Melanotaenia boesemani isolate fMelBoe1 chromosome 20, fMelBoe1.pri, whole genome shotgun sequence and encodes:
- the LOC121631262 gene encoding uncharacterized protein LOC121631262 isoform X2, which gives rise to MSMVPVLLEGQRYVLTYRFSQDHLELLFNSIRASGGWNNNPTASQFKYIFRKLMARCGVVSRRGNVTAQDETESLTATTDTSRSLSAVDVSSAAGGEDLPSPFADIPALLHDHSYLPVRFNGLVDNALVYISGFVVRRALKKLACDVCRASLVTDPASAIKDQSYHLLSLKNNGGLVIPSQGTVKVVRAAECVIRQASAGCRQSRPIKLLEVIYIVRKRIGSEDVFELGEHINDTQYGIDSHHHALLTLVVSLFFKLRLHHVARMTTITLQSNSMRQKLNKTVLFKGH
- the LOC121631262 gene encoding uncharacterized protein LOC121631262 isoform X1 codes for the protein MPMSKWFLSVLGFVINIDTLMSMVPVLLEGQRYVLTYRFSQDHLELLFNSIRASGGWNNNPTASQFKYIFRKLMARCGVVSRRGNVTAQDETESLTATTDTSRSLSAVDVSSAAGGEDLPSPFADIPALLHDHSYLPVRFNGLVDNALVYISGFVVRRALKKLACDVCRASLVTDPASAIKDQSYHLLSLKNNGGLVIPSQGTVKVVRAAECVIRQASAGCRQSRPIKLLEVIYIVRKRIGSEDVFELGEHINDTQYGIDSHHHALLTLVVSLFFKLRLHHVARMTTITLQSNSMRQKLNKTVLFKGH